From one Nycticebus coucang isolate mNycCou1 chromosome 14, mNycCou1.pri, whole genome shotgun sequence genomic stretch:
- the MS4A1 gene encoding B-lymphocyte antigen CD20 — MTTPRNSVNGTFPAEPMKGPLSAQPVQNVTLRRMSSLVGPTQSFFMRQAKALGAVQIMNGLFHIALGGLLMIPTGEYAPICVTVWYPIWGGIMYIISGSLVAAAEKNSRKSLVKGKVIMNSLSLFAAISGMILSILDILNIKISHFLKMESQNLIKTPVPYINIYNCEPTRLSEISSPSTQYCYSIRAVFLAILSVMLIFAFFQELVVAGIVENEWKRMCSRPKANVVLLSAEEKKEQAIEIKEELVELAEIPSQPKNEEDSEIIPIQEEEETEVNFPEPPQDQESSPVENDISA, encoded by the exons ATGACAACACCCAGAAATTCGGTAAATGGAACTTTCCCAGCAGAACCTATGAAAGGCCCTCTTTCTGCACAACCTGTTCAAAATGTGACCCTGAGAAGGATGTCTTCCCTGGTGGGCCCCACGCAGAGCTTCTTCATGAGGCAGGCTAAAGCCTTAGGG GCTGTCCAGATCATGAATGGGCTTTTCCACATTGCCCTGGGGGGCCTTCTGATGATCCCCACGGGGGAATATGCACCCATCTGTGTGACTGTGTGGTACCCTATCTGGGGAGGCATTATG TATATTATTTCTGGATCACTCGTGGCAGCAGCAGAGAAAAACTCCAGGAAGAGTTTG GTCAAAGGGAAAGTGATAATGAACTCACTGAGCCTCTTTGCTGCCATTTCTGGAATGATTCTTTCTATCTTGGACATACTTAATATTAAAatctcccattttttaaaaatggagagtCAGAATCTCATTAAAACGCCTGTGCCGTATATTAACATATACAACTGTGAACCAACTAGGCTCTCTGAGATAAGCTCTCCATCCACGCAATACTGTTACAGCATACGAGCTGTGTTTTTG GCCATCTTGTCAGTGATGCTCATCTTCGCCTTCTTCCAGGAACTTGTGGTCGCTGGCATTGTTGAGAATGAATGGAAAAGAATGTGCTCCAGACCCAAAGCT AACGTGGTTCTCCTGtcagctgaagaaaaaaaagaacaagccattgaaataaaagaagaactAGTTGAGCTAGCTGAGATACCTTCCCAACCAAAGAATGAAGAAGACAGTGAAATTATTCCAatccaagaagaagaagaaacagaagtaAACTTCCCTGAACCTCCCCAAGATCAGGAATCCTCACCAGTAGAAAATGACATCTCTGCTTAA